The region ATCACGTGGCCACCGCGGGAGATGGTGAGCTGCTGGCCGATGTCCCACCAGTCGTTGTTGTCCATGTGCCAGCCCTGGATGGTCCTGGACAGGTCGTACGCGTGTGCGACGGAGAGGTCCTTGGCGTTCGCGGTCGCCGTGTGGTGCACGACGATGCGGTCCGGCGCGCGGTCGAGGACGTCGATCGCGTGCGTGGGCCGTCGGGCGCGCCAGGCCGCGCGGTCATGCAGCCGTGGCTGCTGCACCGCGGCCGCCGCCGCCCCGGGCAGCGCGAGTCCGGCCGCGCCGGTGACCAGGGCGCCGCCGAGCGCTGCGGCGCCGCCGAGCAACCTTCGCCGCGACAACAGCTGGTCGGCGTCGTCGGGAGGTGGCGCGGGCTGGCGGTCAGGGCAGCAGGCACCGTTGCGGGGAAGGCGGGTCATCGAGCTCCTTGCTACACAACGTACGGGGGCAACTACATGTCGGTAGCTGACCAATGACCACTGCCTTGTGTCAACTCTTGCCTACACAACGTCGTACCCATTCCGGCAATTAACAGCAACAACACGTGTCACAGCGACGCTTCGTATAACGAACCGGTCACGGCGCGCGGGATGTCGCGGCGGTCGCACTGGGCACCGGGGTACCGGACGCCGTCCGATCGCCCCGCCGGCCCGGCGGGGCGATCGGGTCGCCGGCGCCCCAGTTCGAGTACGTCACCGTGTACTGCCAGTACTCCGAGTTGCCGCCCGGCGTGTACACCTTCACATCGAGCCGCTTCGGCAGCACGTCCGCCGCGAGCACCACCGTGTAGTCCAGCTCGTTCTCGGCCAGCTCGCCGTACACCGCGGACAGCCGGCGGTCCTCGGCGATCACCGCCGCGGTCGTCGAGCTGCCGCGTACCGTGCGGCCCTCGGCCCGCACCTTCGGCTCGGCGTGCCCTGAGGTACGCAGCAGCGCCTCGATGTGCTGCGCGCTGACCGCCGCCCGGGTGTTGAACGCGTTCCGCGCCGCGGTCTTGTACCTCGTTCGGATAGAGTCCGGCTGCTCGCCGTCGTACTCCGCGGACGCCTCGGTGTAGCGCCGCCAGCCCTGGTCGACGTTCACGTACGCGGCGGGGCCGACGGCGTACGCGCGCGCCTTCCTGGCCAATGACGCCACCTCCGGGTTGTGGAAGACGAAGCGCTCGCCGTCCAGGGTGTACGAGCCGTCGCTGCCGTCGTACACCGTGCCCAGGTAGGCCGACGTGCCCGACGGCCACATCTCAGCCCGGCCGCGCGCGAGGATCGCCCGGCTGCAGCAGCCCTGCATCTCGTACCTGAAGTTCGCGGTGCCCTGCTCCTCCATCCGCCGCCGCGGCTCGCTCTTGTCCTCCTCGCCGTCCGGCGAGCGCGTGGCCGGCGCGCTGCGGCCGGTGGGCTCGGACCGCGCGATGATCCGGTCGATCGGGTCCACGAGGATCAACGTCGCGGTCACGAACAGGGCGCCGGCGGTCAACACCGGGATGAGCACCGCGGGTTTGCCGAGCACAGTCTTGCCGAGGTGCGTGAGCTGCCCACCCTGGCCACCGTCCGCGGGCAGCTTGTCGAACAGGCCGCGGCCGAGCAACGACAGCACACCGGCCGCCAGGGCGGCCAACGCACGCCGCCCGCGCTTCTCCCAGCGCCGGCCGTACGCCTTGCGTGCGGTGCTCTCCAGCTCGGTGAAGAACGCGGCCGCCGAGGCCGGCCGGGACGCCGGGTCCTTGGCCATCCCATGCTCGACCAGCCCCCGTAACGGCGCCGGCACCTGCACGGCAGGGATCGGCGCCCGCTGGTGCGCCGCGGCCCATTCCTCCAGCGTGGTGCCCCGATACGGCTTCGCCCCCGCGACGCACTCGAAGAACACGACCGTCGCCGCGTACACGTCGGTCGACGGCGAGACGGTGCCGGCCGCCCACTGCTCCGGCGCCATGTAGGCCGGGGTGCCGGCCAGCTCTGCCTTCCTGCCGGTCGGCACGGCGACGCCGAAGTCGGCGAGCTTGCTCGTGCCGTCGCGCAGCACGAGCACGTTCTCCGGCTTGTAGTCCCGGTGCACCACACCGGCGGCATGCGCGGCGGCCAGCCCGAGCAGCGAGCCCTTCAACAGCACGAGCGCGGCCTCAGGCGGCAGCGGGCCGCGGCTGTTCATGACCGTCCGCAGCGTCGCGCCCGGCACGAACTCCATCACGATCGCCGCACCGTACGGCGATTCCACGTAGTCGAAGAACCGCACCAGGTGCGGGTCGGTCAGCCCGGCCAGCAACCGCGCCTCGACCCGGAACCGCTCGACGAACCTGAGGTCCGCGAGCAGTGCCGGCGCCAGGTACTTCACCGCGACCTGCCGGCCGGTCTGCTCGTGGACGGCGTGCACTACCCGCCCGGACGCACCGGAACCGAGCTCGCTGACGTGCCGATAGCCGGGTACGACCCAGCCGGTACCCGGCCCCCCTCCGTCGGACACTCCGCCCTCCCGTCCGTGACCAGGCGACGCCGTTCACGCTAGGGAGGGGCCACTAACCGGCGGCTAACTCCGGGCGGACAGCGTCGCCAGGTAGCGGTCGAGCAGCGCGCTGACCACCGCGGGGTGCACGCCGAGCGGCTCGGCCACCACGTCGGCGCCGGCCTCGGCGAGGCCCTGCTGGAACAGGCCGGGGGCGAGCAGCCAGGACGCCACCGCGACCCGCGCCGCACCCGCGGCGCGCGCGGCCCGCACCGCCTCCGGCATGGTCGGCCGGGCGGTCGCCGCGTAGCCGACGGTCACCGGCCCGTCCACCCGGGCCGCCACCGTCGCCCTGGCGGTCTCCACGTCGGCCAGTGCCCGCCGGTCCGATGACCCGGCGGCGGCGAGCACGACGGCGTCACCGGCGCTGCAGCCGGCCGCGGCCAGCCGGTCGAGCACCGCGTCGACCAGCCGCGGGTCGGGGCCGAGCGACTCGGCGATCACCACGTCGTCGCGGCCGCCGCTGGCCACCTGCCGGGGCAGGTCGGTACGCACGTGGTACCCGGCGGCCAGGAACGCGGGCACCACCACGACCGGCCCTTCGATCCCGGCGAGCGCGGCACCCACCGTCGGCTCGATCACGTCGACGTACGCGAGGCGGACCTCGACCGCACCGGCCCGCGCGACCTCCGCACCGAGCCGGTCAAGCAGCCGCGGACCGGCCGGGTCACGGGTCCCGTGCGCCGCGAGCAGCAACGCCGGTCGGCCGGCGGACGCGTCGAGTGTGCCCATCCCTCGATCATCGCGTATGCGCGGCCGCCCGCCCTAGCTCGGCCACGCCCCGGGCCGCATCAGCACACCGACGGCGACGGACAGCGCGAGCCTGCCGTCCGCGGAGTCCAGCTCGAGACCGGTGAGCCTGGCGACCCGGTGCATCCGGCGGCGGAGCGTCTCCCTGTGCACACCGAGCTCGTCCGCAGCAGGATCCCACCGGCCGTGATGGCGTAACCATGTCGCCGCGTCGGCGAGCAGCGCCTTGCCGTCCTGCTCGGTGACCAGCCCGGCGGCGACCTGGCGCGCCAGGTCGCCTGCCTCCGCGGTGGTGAGGAGACGACGTAGGAGCGGATCGGCGGTATCCGCGTAACAGGTCGCGACGCCCGGACGGGCGAACCGGGCCGCGGCGTGTGCCTGTCGCAGCGCTTCGGCGGCGCCGTCGAGCGGGAGCTCCGCGGACAGTCCCGCTGCGCAGCCGGTGTCGTGCACGATGGCGCGTACGTGTGTGGAGCCGACGGGTGGCGAGAGGAAGATGAGCTCGGTGTCCGCGGCGACGGCGACGGCCTCCGGGTCGGGGAGCCGCCACCCGCCGAGCGGGATCAGCTGCTGAGCGACCTCGGATCGCCGTCCCCCGCGGACGGCCACGGCGCACAGGTCCACTGCGAGTGGCGCAGCGAGCGACTCGGCGAGCAGCCCGGCCGCCGCCGGGTCGCCCCGGGC is a window of Streptosporangiales bacterium DNA encoding:
- a CDS encoding N-acetylmuramoyl-L-alanine amidase, which gives rise to MTRLPRNGACCPDRQPAPPPDDADQLLSRRRLLGGAAALGGALVTGAAGLALPGAAAAAVQQPRLHDRAAWRARRPTHAIDVLDRAPDRIVVHHTATANAKDLSVAHAYDLSRTIQGWHMDNNDWWDIGQQLTISRGGHVMEGRSRTLSAIRTGRHVVGAHVADENSHTIGIENEGLYTKRTPTDELLASLVETMAWLCDTYLLDPYQAIVGHRDYNATECPGEVLYDMLPELRDRVAAAMGQRPDPKRTVRRPHRDGPFPPSRGRFDHGPAV
- a CDS encoding sirohydrochlorin chelatase encodes the protein MGTLDASAGRPALLLAAHGTRDPAGPRLLDRLGAEVARAGAVEVRLAYVDVIEPTVGAALAGIEGPVVVVPAFLAAGYHVRTDLPRQVASGGRDDVVIAESLGPDPRLVDAVLDRLAAAGCSAGDAVVLAAAGSSDRRALADVETARATVAARVDGPVTVGYAATARPTMPEAVRAARAAGAARVAVASWLLAPGLFQQGLAEAGADVVAEPLGVHPAVVSALLDRYLATLSARS